GTTGATCCCGCGCCGCGCAGAACTTCTCAAGGGGACACCATCAATGACACGCTTCAAGGAACGCAGTTTCGGTCACGTGCTTCGTGAGCGCCGCCGGCAGCTCGACCTGACCCAGGAAGAGGTCGCGCGCCGGATCAAGACTTCCACGCCGTACATCGGACACCTCGAATCGGGCAAACGCCACCCGTCGGACAAGATCGTAACCCGACTTGCCGAAGTGCTCGGGCTCGATCGGCGGGAACTATTTTTTCTGGCCAATCCGCGCGCGCAGGCGATCCTCAGCCCTGAGCCCGAGACCGACGCGAAGTCGGCGTGGGAAGATTTCCGCAAGGACGATCAAATCAGGCGCATCCACAGCATCTCGGGCGACGAGATGGAAATGCTGTCGCGCGTGTCGCTTCTCGGCGACGTGAAATCGCCGCGCGACTTCATCTATATACTCAACACGGTTCGTCACGCGGTCGGCAGATAGCAGGTTCAGATCGTCCTTCCAAAGCCGTCGGCCGCCGCCACGCCCGTCGCCCCCAACACGAAAATTGCGGCGCTGAGCAGACCGATCATGGTCGCGGTGGCGAGCGCCTCGACGCCCGCTATCGTCGCGAACCGGTCAGTCCCAGTGCGGTGCGCAGCTTTTGTTTGAGCAGTTCAATGAGTTTGTCTTCCCAGCAGACGTAGTTGTCGGGAACGTCGAGCACCAACACTTTCCCCGCGTGCGCTTCGCCGAACCGGTCGCGGATATGCCGGCGATGCGCCTCTTCCATGACGCAAATCACGTCGGCCTCCTCGACCAGCTCCAGACTGACCGGATTGCGCGCCCACGGTTCCGTACCTGCCGATGTAACCCACATCGGAGCGCACATTTCCGCCAGCACCATCGCGGCCGTCGGGCTGCGATCCAGATTACCGGTACAAACCATCAGCACCTTCTTCATGGGAATCGATTATGCAGGATGCTTCGTCATCTCGACATAGCCTTCAGCGTGGCCCTGGTCGGCTGCTTTCGCTTCGAGGTCAATAATGCAGGCCAGGCGCGGCAGTCACGCGCGATCTGATTGCGCCCGTATATTCAGATGACGCACCGCCGCGCAGTGATTTTCAAGCCGGCATATTTCGCCAAGATCCCCGCACCTCCAATCGGGCCGCGCCGATCACACGCAGCCGCCTATCCAAATCACTCGGCCGATGATTTTCACCGTGGACACTACCATCGCTTCGTACTTCGGATTGTCGCTGCGCACCAGCAACTTTCCGTCCGGACGCCGCTGGATTCGCTTCACCGTAAGCCCGCCGTCATGGCGCAACAGATAGATCCCGTCCTGTCTGAAGCGCGGCTCCGCCAGATTGGCGAGTATCAGGTCCGAATCCTCGACCGTCGGCGCCATCGAATCGCCCACTACCTCGATCAAAATTAAGTCGCGCGACTCCGTGTTCAGCCGCTGCTTGACCCAGCCCGCGCGGAACGCGATCGAGTCCACCACCTGGTCGCTGCGAAGTATCCCGTCGCGCCCGCTCGAAAATCGAATCCGGTTGCGCGGCATGAAGATGAAGTCGCCGTGTTCAACTGCCCGCGTGATCGCCTGCGCACTCTGCGCCGCCTCCGCGCCCGTCGCCAGCCATTCCACCGACACCCGCCCCGCTCGCGCCAGCGCCATCAGGTTCGCGGCGCTCGGGTTTCCCGTGCCCTTTAACCATTTGTAGATTGCGTTGTCCGATACCCCGACCGCGGTCGCCGCCGCGACCACCGAGCCGAATGAATGGATCACCTGCGTCAGCCGGGCGCGGAATTCTGCGTCAACTACTGTGGTTGACATAAATCTCCTAGTGTGAAATAAGATTTATAAAACGCATGATCTTGCCACAAGCAAACCACTCTCTATTAAAGC
The DNA window shown above is from Candidatus Binatus sp. and carries:
- a CDS encoding XRE family transcriptional regulator, producing the protein MSTTVVDAEFRARLTQVIHSFGSVVAAATAVGVSDNAIYKWLKGTGNPSAANLMALARAGRVSVEWLATGAEAAQSAQAITRAVEHGDFIFMPRNRIRFSSGRDGILRSDQVVDSIAFRAGWVKQRLNTESRDLILIEVVGDSMAPTVEDSDLILANLAEPRFRQDGIYLLRHDGGLTVKRIQRRPDGKLLVRSDNPKYEAMVVSTVKIIGRVIWIGGCV
- a CDS encoding helix-turn-helix domain-containing protein, with product MTRFKERSFGHVLRERRRQLDLTQEEVARRIKTSTPYIGHLESGKRHPSDKIVTRLAEVLGLDRRELFFLANPRAQAILSPEPETDAKSAWEDFRKDDQIRRIHSISGDEMEMLSRVSLLGDVKSPRDFIYILNTVRHAVGR